From one Idiomarina sp. X4 genomic stretch:
- the flgL gene encoding flagellar hook-associated protein FlgL, which yields MRLSTNLFFQRGLDSLQTSQSRLDKIQLMLTKQTKILSPADDPIGNSQVLALNEKIGQNEQFERNSVTLENNLRREESVISSITDAVQRARALAVQAGNGSYDQTNRKALASELRNLETSIFDLTNAQDESGEYIFAGYQNRTQPMEFNDANQAYEYVGDQGQRMIQLSPTLYLPANDPGSRAFSNVSKRVDFELTGGNNFIEKVEVNDRDALIADTETRIDAGDPTDFTVNFTGPDTYEIDDGVNPVVAGTVTDGKVEYNGMTLELNPDNMPVAGNSFSYSIGEPVSRNLLTQIRDLATALEESGPESKGFHESEIAFALDDFNTVISDLTDTQASVGARLNVMDNAKLSNADIEIVNKKARADISDVDYSEAVTDLVKNETIYSAAQQVFTRVSRLSLFDYL from the coding sequence GCGGATGACCCTATTGGTAATTCGCAGGTACTGGCGTTGAATGAAAAAATTGGCCAGAACGAACAGTTCGAGCGTAACTCGGTCACACTAGAGAATAACCTGCGCCGTGAGGAGAGTGTCATTAGTAGTATTACAGATGCAGTTCAACGCGCGCGGGCTTTAGCTGTGCAAGCGGGTAACGGTAGCTATGATCAAACTAACCGAAAGGCTTTAGCTTCGGAACTGCGTAACTTGGAAACCTCCATTTTTGATTTAACCAACGCGCAAGATGAGTCGGGCGAATATATATTTGCGGGTTATCAAAATCGTACCCAGCCTATGGAGTTTAATGACGCAAATCAAGCTTATGAGTATGTCGGTGATCAGGGCCAGCGTATGATTCAGTTGTCACCGACGTTGTATCTACCGGCAAATGATCCTGGCAGCCGCGCCTTTTCTAACGTGTCTAAGCGTGTCGACTTTGAGCTAACCGGTGGCAATAACTTTATTGAGAAAGTAGAAGTCAACGATCGCGACGCACTTATTGCTGATACAGAAACGCGTATTGACGCGGGTGACCCGACTGATTTCACGGTTAACTTTACCGGACCGGACACTTATGAAATTGATGATGGTGTTAACCCAGTAGTGGCCGGAACGGTAACGGACGGCAAAGTTGAATATAACGGCATGACATTGGAATTAAACCCAGACAACATGCCGGTCGCTGGTAACTCATTCAGTTATTCTATCGGTGAACCAGTATCGCGTAACTTGTTAACGCAAATTCGAGACTTAGCCACCGCACTGGAAGAGTCGGGTCCTGAAAGCAAAGGCTTTCATGAGAGCGAAATTGCTTTTGCGCTAGATGATTTTAATACTGTCATTAGCGACTTAACCGATACGCAAGCGTCTGTCGGTGCTCGCTTAAATGTTATGGACAACGCTAAGCTCAGCAATGCTGATATTGAAATCGTAAATAAAAAGGCGCGTGCAGATATTTCCGACGTTGACTACTCAGAAGCGGTAACTGATTTAGTCAAAAACGAAACTATTTATTCTGCCGCTCAACAAGTGTTCACCCGAGTAAGTCGCCTAAGCTTGTTCGACTATTTATAA